DNA sequence from the Vicia villosa cultivar HV-30 ecotype Madison, WI linkage group LG3, Vvil1.0, whole genome shotgun sequence genome:
CTTCTCTGCATCATCCAACACTTGGTTGATAGAATTGAGTATAGACTCAAGTTTCGCTACCAATGTGTCAAGTTTGACTTTATGGAAATAGCCTATTAAATTACTTGAAGCCAACCTCTCAAAAACCACACCAAATGAAAACGAAAGAAATGCCTCAACAACCATCTCTGCCACTATTTTACTGTCACGCCAAAAAGGGTTAGAGATATAAGTGTGACATAATACAAGCTTGAGAGTCTCTTAACAAGATAGATACTTATGTTTCTTCTCTTAAAGATATGGTTCTCTTAGTTTCAAGAAACTAAACCTATGTAGGTATCGGACACTTGCACCGACACTTGTTATGAcgtacaatttatttattttttcaaattattatcggtgTCTCCGTGTCAGTATCGGGATCGTGTTCAAGGTATACGTTCTTCCCAAAACTAAAGACAAAATAAAGAACCTAGGTGCATCTTCATAAAAAAAccagaaaataaaagaagttaaGTATAAGAGATTTCTTGTGTTATATAAAGAGAGAATTGAATTCCCATGCATCATATCATAAATAAGATTTACCACGGAAGTAGAAATTAAGAAACATTAGAAAAGTGAAGTGAAAATAGCTTATAATTGAAAATGATTACACTACTTTGTACATAAACCACATGCAAACTAGTAAAAAAAATCAGTGTCTTCAGAAGACATCTTCATTCATAAACCACATGCAAACTAGTCACACAGACTTGAGAGAAAGTACATAATTATGCAAAGGATAATCATTGGTCATCAGTGAAGCAGTACTATGATATTTCATAGCTCTAAATTCCTTAAGAACATCATTGCCTTCTGAAGACAACTTTGTTCCGATATATTTCTGTAAACTATGTATGGTACAAATTTATCAGGAAGACACAATTTATTGTCAAAAGAAAGAACTGTGAAGAATTTTATGAAGCATGAACCCCAAGGAATTTGATAAGATCATGGTAGACAGAGACTTTGTATATAAATAGGTTTTGCACAACATGAGATGATGATCAATAGCATAATAAGAATATTACAGTATCCAGTCTTAATGTTTTGTAGGTAGACACAATATACACTACAGAAAAGGGAAACTAGAAAATTAACAAAGGGAAATACAGATTCTTATTAACCACACAATAATCGAAAAAAGTTGAAatccaattttttatttatttacacataCTTTTGAATTGATGAAAAGATTAGGAAAGTGGTTGCGCTTCATGTTGATGACAATGGTATGTCTTGGACTGCAATATCTTTGAGCTTCAGGTAGACTTTCCACTGTTCAAAATGAAACACAGTGTTATTATTACgccaaataaaaaattaagaaaaaataaacacATGGGTTGTACTTGCCTGTGACAAACACCTCATTTCTACCCCTCAATCTATTCCTGCAAAATATCGTCAATTTCCACATAAGGGATGTGACTAATTGTATGCCAATGCTCTCCTCCCTCCTTTTGGTACTTTTCCTTAAGTAATGGACAGTCTCTAATCTTCAAAGACCCAACGGAACCCCACTCCTCTGGCAAGTGCTCAAGACTAGGGCAATTTTCAAAACATATACCACGAAGAGATTTGAAGTGAAGAAAACCCCATTCCTCTTTCGAAGCTATCAATTTAGGACAACCACAGATGTTTAGATGTGTAAGACTGGTGAACAAGTGTAATGAAAAAGGCAAGGAGGAGAACTTCCATCCTGTTATTGAAAGTTCCAACAGAGAGttataacaacacaaatccaaagagGGACATTCTACAAAGTCTTTGAAATCCAACACCAACTCTTCCAGAAAGGGGCAGTTCATTAAATGAACCATGGAGAATTCAACATACTCAACTTTACCAAGGACAAACTTTTTCAAGCTGGATgacaatttatttaataaaattcgaTCACATTCCTTTATATACAAGACTGTGATATTATCACCATTGGGAATTGATACGTCCAGCATTTTGCAACCAGTAATCACCAACATCTGTAATGAAGGAAGGTGTTGAGGCAGTGATATCCTTTTCAATTTGGGACAATTTGTAATAGAAAGCTCTGTAAGTAAAGGAAATCCTTCAATACCTAACCATTCCTCCCAATTGTTCATCCTCGCAAAACTTAAAGATTCAAGATACTTGAAGTTATTATTGGAAAACTCTTTTCCGATGATCTTTATTGCATGACAGCCTGAAATATAAAGCTTCTTGAGAGAGGGGATCTGCCCAAGTGGTGGCAAATGGGAACATAATCCACAGTACTCCAATTTAAGAGATACTAAGTTGGGTAAATGACAACCACTTAGCCAATTTGGAAAGCTATTACCTCTGTACTCTCTAATGGTGAGCATCTTCAAGTTACTATTTGGTTGAAGAGCCTTCAAGACAGATGCATTGCTTTCAACTATTGATTCGCCATAAATTCTTCCAACATCAAATGTCATATCTATTTCTTCCAAATACTTCTTATCTTTCAAAATTCTTGTAGCAACATTTGTAGGATCAATGACTTTACCCAACCCTTTAATATGAATTGTTCCACGAAGAAGGTTTAGTTTCTCCAACTCCTTAAGATCTGATCCATTTTGCTCTTCCACTATAAAACAAGACAAGTTTTGGAGATTGCTTAGACTTCCTATATTCTTTGGAATTTTCTTTATAGAATAGGGAAGTACAAGATGACGTAAATTGACGAGTTTGGAAAAATTTGAAGGGAGCTCAGTCAATTTGGAACAGCCACGCAACAAGAGTGTTTGCAAATTACACAACATACAAATGGTATTAGGTAAGCTTGAAATTCCAGTAAGAGAAAGGTCTAGATAACGCAAAAGCTTTAAATTGCTTATTTCATCAACTACCTCTGAGATGCCGCAACCATGTAATGATAACATTCGCAAATCTTTTAGTCTTGAAAACATGTCACGCTGCACAGTGTTGCTTATCAACATAGAAGGATAGCCTTTTAGTAACAGACTGCGTAGTCCCTTAAGTTCACAAATTGGCTCTAGTAATTTTTCAACAAAATTTAATTGAAGAGACCACCTAATGTGACGTGTCCTTTCAGGGATACCTTCCACCTTGGCTTCCTCTATTTGCATACAAAATTCTCCTGACACTGATTTAGCTAAATCATTGACAAGGTCATGCATGTCAAAGAAATAGTGGAATGATTGTTGGAAAAATGAAATTGACTGAAGATCACAAACAATTTCATTACCTAACTCTTCTTCACTTTTTTCTTGTCTGCAACACTTAAGCAAACCTTCTGCCATCCAAATCCTAATTAATTCAACTTTTCTAAACAAATAACCTTTAGGAAATATAGAACAATACGCAAAACAACGTTTATGATTGGAAGGTAGATTATGGTAACTCAATCTCAGCACTGGGTTAATGTTGTTGTCCCCATCTAATAAACGCCACATATCAGTCTCCAATATCTTCATCCATTCATGTTGAGAGAATTTTTTCCGCAAGAGTTGGCCCATTGTTTTTACAGCTAAAGGCAATCCTTCACACTTCTCCACAATTCTTTTGCCAATTGATTCAAGGTTTGGATTTTCACACACATTTTTGCCATGAAACGCATGTGTTGCAAATAAACTCCAACAATCGCTTTTCCCCAATTTCTGTAAATCAAGTAACTTGGAGGATTTCAAAACATTTGCTACCTCCTTGTCACGTGTTGTCACTATAATCTTACTTCCATAAGATCCATGATTAAAAGGAAGTAGTAACTGCTCCCAACAATCTGCATTCCCGTTCCAGATATCATCTAAAACAAGCAAGTATTTTTTGCCCATTAGTTTGTCTTGCAGTTTCTGTTGAAGTAAATTGAGAATAGATTCATCATCAGCTGGAGAATGAAATGACTTGAGAATTGCTTTGGTGAGCCCAACAACATCAAAAGATTCAGAAACATAAACCCATGCTTTAAGTTCAAAATGATCTTCAATCCTACTATCATTGTACACAAGCTTAGCAAAGGTGGTCTTGCCCATCCCTCCCAGACCCACTATGCTAGATACAGGTGTCGGTGTCTGGTTGCCACTGTCATTGTTTGAAAGTAGAAACTCAACCATTTCATCTTTCTCATCATCTCTACCATATATCTGGGACGCATCCACCAAATATGTAGTTGGTAGTCTTTCTGAAAATTTCGAAACGGCTCCATCTCTGTTATAAGCACGCACTCTTGTTTTTAGTTGCAGCTTATCCTTCTGCTCTGCAAGAGAATCTAGGATCTCTATCAATTCTTTGAGCCTAGCTTTAAATGGATTAGTAAAAGTTGGAATGAAGTTGGAAACAACGCTGCTGGATGGTTGAGATTCAGCTCTCATCTTCTTCAACGGTGCATCAGTGGCAATCTCATCCAAGAGTTGGTCGGCTTCATACATAGCATGTTTAACATCACCAAGCCATGTCTTCACGTCTGGATTCTCGTACTGCTTCTTCTCTGCATCATCCAAGACTTTGTTGATAGAATTGAGTATAGACTCAAGTTTATCCACCAGTGTGTCAACTTTAACTCTACGGAAGTAGTCTGTTAAATTACTTGAAGCCAGACTCtcaaaaacaaaaccaaaaaaagaCGAAAGAAATGCCTccacaatcatttctttcattattTTACTGTCACACACAGAAACAAAAATAGATTAGAGATATAAGCAAGATCCTGATAGGTTTTCTCTATATTATGAAATAGTTCTGTATTCTTCTATTATAAGGATATGGTTCTCTTCGTTTTAAGAAACTAAACACAAAATAAAGAACCTAGGTGCATTCTAATAAAAATAACAGTAAATTTATACACGCAATCAATATCTCCattaaacttttatatatatatatatatatatatatatatatatatatatatatatatatatatatatatatatatatatatatatatatatatatatatatatatatatatatatatatattatatatatatatatatatatatatatatattatatatatatatttaaaattgaatttgattgCAAACTCAAATAAAAGTAGAAAATTAGTATTCACtcgaagaaaatgaaaaaataatgtgattaattactatgcactgtcagtgtaaaattctTTCCACAATCAGTGCATCACAACCATTCACAAAtatcattttataaataattaaaataaaagttaaattttaataAGTATTTAACGGTCACGattcactgacggtgtaaaactgctatacactgtcagtgcatatcaattaaattcaaaaataattacaaaagagagaaataaattaCCCGTAAAAATTATGTAAGAAGACTATAACCTCTCAGAAAACCtgaaaatgaatataaaaattagGATAAGATCCAAGAAATTAGAGGTAACACAAACTTAAAATATGaagtaaaaaattattaaaaaatagaataaaaaaaatatttagatagagAAAAGGAAATTACCTATAAGTATAGGTGTAAGCAAGATTTTATCTTCTAGAAAAGAGAACCTGATAATTAGAGACAATACAAAATTATGCAAGTTAAGAGATCTGAGAATATTTAGAGAAAGATTACTTGGTTGACTGAGAGGTGGAAAAAGTAAAGT
Encoded proteins:
- the LOC131593381 gene encoding putative disease resistance RPP13-like protein 1; this encodes MKEMIVEAFLSSFFGFVFESLASSNLTDYFRRVKVDTLVDKLESILNSINKVLDDAEKKQYENPDVKTWLGDVKHAMYEADQLLDEIATDAPLKKMRAESQPSSSVVSNFIPTFTNPFKARLKELIEILDSLAEQKDKLQLKTRVRAYNRDGAVSKFSERLPTTYLVDASQIYGRDDEKDEMVEFLLSNNDSGNQTPTPVSSIVGLGGMGKTTFAKLVYNDSRIEDHFELKAWVYVSESFDVVGLTKAILKSFHSPADDESILNLLQQKLQDKLMGKKYLLVLDDIWNGNADCWEQLLLPFNHGSYGSKIIVTTRDKEVANVLKSSKLLDLQKLGKSDCWSLFATHAFHGKNVCENPNLESIGKRIVEKCEGLPLAVKTMGQLLRKKFSQHEWMKILETDMWRLLDGDNNINPVLRLSYHNLPSNHKRCFAYCSIFPKGYLFRKVELIRIWMAEGLLKCCRQEKSEEELGNEIVCDLQSISFFQQSFHYFFDMHDLVNDLAKSVSGEFCMQIEEAKVEGIPERTRHIRWSLQLNFVEKLLEPICELKGLRSLLLKGYPSMLISNTVQRDMFSRLKDLRMLSLHGCGISEVVDEISNLKLLRYLDLSLTGISSLPNTICMLCNLQTLLLRGCSKLTELPSNFSKLVNLRHLVLPYSIKKIPKNIGSLSNLQNLSCFIVEEQNGSDLKELEKLNLLRGTIHIKGLGKVIDPTNVATRILKDKKYLEEIDMTFDVGRIYGESIVESNASVLKALQPNSNLKMLTIREYRGNSFPNWLSGCHLPNLVSLKLEYCGLCSHLPPLGQIPSLKKLYISGCHAIKIIGKEFSNNNFKYLESLSFARMNNWEEWLGIEGFPLLTELSITNCPKLKRISLPQHLPSLQMLVITGCKMLDVSIPNGDNITVLYIKECDRILLNKLSSSLKKFVLGKVEYVEFSMVHLMNCPFLEELVLDFKDFVECPSLDLCCYNSLLELSITGWKFSSLPFSLHLFTSLTHLNICGCPKLIASKEEWGFLHFKSLRGICFENCPSLEHLPEEWGSVGSLKIRDCPLLKEKYQKEGGEHWHTISHIPYVEIDDILQE